The nucleotide window GATCACGCGCTGTTCCGTCAGGGACTGCGCAGCCTGCTGGAATCCGAGGGGATGCGCGTCATCGGTGAGGCCGCCAACGGCCGGGAGGCGATCCGCTACGCGGCCGACACGCACCCAGACGTCATCCTGATGGACATTCAGATGCCGGAACTCGACGGGGTCAAGGCCACGCAGAGCATCCTGGAGATCGACCCGGCGGCGCGGGTGATCATGATCACCATGTACCGCCAGGACCGCTACGTGTTCGAGGCCGTCAAGGCCGGAGCGCGCGGGTACGTGCTCAAGGACGCCGACGCGACCACCCTGCTGGATGTGATCCGGCGGGTCGCGGCGGGCGAGGCGCTGCTGGACGCCGACATGGCCCAGAACGTCCTCGACGACTTCCGTGACAAGCGCGAGGAACTGCCCAGCGAGAAGCACG belongs to Deinococcus seoulensis and includes:
- a CDS encoding response regulator transcription factor, coding for MIRVLLVDDHALFRQGLRSLLESEGMRVIGEAANGREAIRYAADTHPDVILMDIQMPELDGVKATQSILEIDPAARVIMITMYRQDRYVFEAVKAGARGYVLKDADATTLLDVIRRVAAGEALLDADMAQNVLDDFRDKREELPSEKHADLNERETMILKLLAQGFSNQDIALRLDISEKTVRNRLSEIFTKLQLNNRTQAALYAIREGIANLE